Proteins encoded within one genomic window of Kibdelosporangium phytohabitans:
- a CDS encoding MFS transporter, producing the protein MSRLPAAVAALCAVQLIDVMGVTVIVSALPDMLATLGGSPALAGLVVPVYAVGFASLLLVSARLGDRVGHRRLLLGGLVVFAVGSLPAALAPGVSALIAARGVQGIAAAVTVPNALVLLTGLTRTDASRERALGTWNACGGLAGALGLVLGGIVTTTLGWRTIFWANLAIAFLLALALARLLPDRPTATPAGAPLPVFSAVLQVLAIAALVGAANIAEHSPPVSLPVLALAVVTTAVLVWRERRTRQPLVPAELWPQRGFLAGVAGSFGVTATTSAFVIITTLYLQNTQEFTAAAAGLMILPFSTAVVVAATTTGRLIGRVSAPRVLLGGLILVTASIMVVVVWPTMTTVVLACVASGAGNGAAAVAAYARATATVVEYQGAAAGLLNTAAQMGTAIVVALAVAVASLGSGPFDHRAGWLTSAGAGVVVIGTVVTLTLWVPGRHGHARNYPD; encoded by the coding sequence ATGAGCCGACTCCCCGCAGCAGTCGCGGCACTGTGCGCGGTCCAGTTGATCGACGTCATGGGTGTGACGGTGATCGTCTCGGCGTTGCCAGACATGCTGGCCACGCTCGGCGGCAGCCCGGCATTGGCGGGATTGGTCGTGCCGGTCTACGCGGTCGGGTTCGCGAGCCTGCTGCTGGTCTCGGCGCGACTCGGGGACCGCGTTGGTCACCGGCGGCTTCTGCTGGGCGGATTGGTGGTGTTCGCCGTCGGATCACTACCGGCGGCTCTGGCGCCGGGTGTTTCGGCTCTGATCGCGGCACGGGGCGTGCAGGGAATCGCGGCGGCGGTCACGGTGCCCAATGCGCTGGTCCTGCTCACCGGTCTCACCCGCACCGACGCCAGCCGGGAGCGTGCGCTGGGGACGTGGAACGCGTGCGGTGGCCTGGCCGGGGCGCTCGGTCTCGTCCTGGGTGGGATCGTGACGACGACCCTGGGATGGCGCACCATCTTCTGGGCCAATCTCGCGATCGCGTTTCTCCTGGCCCTCGCCCTCGCTCGCCTCTTGCCGGACCGGCCCACCGCGACCCCGGCGGGCGCACCACTGCCGGTGTTCTCGGCGGTCCTGCAGGTGTTGGCGATCGCTGCCCTCGTGGGGGCGGCGAACATTGCCGAGCACTCGCCGCCCGTGAGCCTGCCCGTGCTCGCGTTGGCAGTCGTCACCACGGCTGTGCTGGTGTGGCGGGAACGCCGGACGCGACAGCCGCTGGTGCCTGCGGAACTGTGGCCACAACGGGGCTTCCTCGCCGGTGTGGCCGGTTCGTTCGGTGTCACCGCGACGACGAGCGCCTTCGTCATCATCACGACGTTGTATCTGCAGAACACCCAGGAGTTCACCGCCGCGGCGGCCGGTCTGATGATCCTGCCGTTCAGCACCGCCGTCGTCGTGGCCGCCACTACTACCGGGCGGCTGATCGGCCGCGTGAGCGCGCCCCGGGTGCTGCTAGGCGGCCTGATTCTTGTCACGGCGTCGATCATGGTGGTAGTGGTGTGGCCGACCATGACGACCGTCGTGCTGGCCTGTGTCGCCAGTGGTGCGGGCAACGGCGCTGCCGCTGTGGCCGCCTATGCCCGCGCCACCGCCACGGTCGTGGAATACCAGGGGGCCGCCGCCGGTCTGCTGAACACCGCAGCCCAGATGGGCACCGCGATCGTGGTGGCGCTGGCGGTTGCCGTCGCCTCCCTCGGCAGCGGACCGTTCGACCATCGGGCGGGCTGGCTGACCTCCGCCGGCGCGGGCGTCGTGGTCATCGGCACCGTCGTCACACTCACACTCTGGGTGCCGGGACGGCACGGGCACGCTCGCAACTACCCAGACTGA
- a CDS encoding alpha/beta fold hydrolase: protein MTIKRSLWTGMVPVDDTALAVADTDGDGVAVIYLNGHAAVQRQWRRVLAELGTQWRHITYDMRGRGKSKRSADYSFETNIRDVDAVLAARGVARAVVVGWSYGAFVAAHWASRNPARTVGAVLVEGAQPYDWFDESMEPGMRKIWKRIWWPMQLLRPFGMAPRMTGDQLADSNIEVGKIARERDLGPVLDSITVPARYVVASGESFGSQGGHELIRASLPAVTARNPNIRISAKVASNHGSILRKDYRAIAEAVREVAALGHEGQLKTPPSR from the coding sequence ATGACCATCAAGCGATCCCTCTGGACCGGCATGGTCCCAGTGGACGATACGGCCTTAGCCGTCGCCGACACCGACGGCGACGGTGTCGCCGTGATCTACCTCAACGGCCACGCCGCCGTTCAGCGGCAATGGCGGCGGGTCCTTGCCGAGTTGGGGACGCAGTGGCGGCATATCACCTACGACATGCGGGGTCGTGGCAAGTCGAAGCGTTCGGCGGATTATTCGTTCGAGACGAACATCCGAGATGTCGATGCTGTCCTCGCAGCCCGGGGTGTGGCCCGGGCGGTAGTGGTGGGGTGGTCCTATGGAGCGTTCGTCGCGGCGCACTGGGCCAGTCGGAATCCGGCCCGTACCGTGGGCGCGGTCTTGGTGGAGGGCGCGCAGCCCTACGACTGGTTCGACGAGTCCATGGAACCGGGGATGCGCAAGATCTGGAAGCGGATCTGGTGGCCCATGCAGCTGCTGCGCCCGTTCGGTATGGCTCCACGGATGACCGGCGACCAGCTGGCAGACAGCAACATCGAGGTCGGCAAGATCGCCCGCGAGCGTGACCTCGGCCCCGTGCTGGACAGCATCACCGTCCCGGCGCGCTACGTGGTCGCTTCTGGGGAGTCCTTCGGAAGCCAGGGCGGCCACGAACTGATACGCGCCAGCCTCCCTGCGGTGACTGCCCGCAATCCGAATATCCGAATCAGCGCGAAAGTCGCCAGCAACCACGGTTCGATCCTGCGTAAGGACTATCGCGCCATCGCCGAGGCCGTACGTGAGGTCGCCGCCCTCGGCCACGAGGGGCAACTGAAGACGCCGCCGTCACGGTGA